In a genomic window of Nitrospirota bacterium:
- the rplN gene encoding 50S ribosomal protein L14: MIQSYTYMDVADNSGAKQAMCFHVLGGTRRRYASLGDIVVVAVKEAIPAATVKKGDVSRAVVVRTTKEVRREDGSYIKFDRNACVLINKDGDPVGTRIFGPIARELRWKKFMKIISLAPEVL, from the coding sequence ATGATTCAAAGCTATACATACATGGATGTGGCGGATAACTCGGGTGCCAAGCAGGCCATGTGTTTTCATGTGCTTGGCGGGACCAGGCGTCGGTACGCCTCACTCGGCGACATCGTTGTCGTGGCAGTGAAGGAAGCCATTCCTGCGGCCACGGTCAAGAAGGGCGATGTCAGTCGTGCGGTGGTCGTGAGGACGACCAAAGAAGTGCGCCGAGAAGATGGGTCCTATATCAAGTTTGATCGGAATGCCTGCGTCCTCATCAATAAGGATGGAGACCCGGTTGGAACCCGTATATTTGGGCCGATCGCACGCGAGCTACGGTGGAAAAAGTTCATGAAGATCATTTCCCTGGCGCCTGAAGTGCTGTAG
- the rpsQ gene encoding 30S ribosomal protein S17, giving the protein MEKSANARREWVGQVVSNKMNKTVVVEIERSVIHPLYRKVLRRVTKFKAHDEDNACKVGDRVRMVETRPISKDKHMRVVEVLEKGRDE; this is encoded by the coding sequence ATGGAAAAGTCAGCAAATGCGCGGCGTGAGTGGGTCGGGCAGGTGGTCAGTAATAAGATGAATAAGACGGTGGTCGTAGAGATCGAGCGTTCGGTCATTCACCCGCTCTATCGAAAGGTGCTGCGGCGTGTGACGAAATTCAAAGCGCACGATGAGGATAATGCCTGCAAGGTCGGTGACCGAGTCCGTATGGTCGAGACCAGGCCGATCAGTAAAGATAAGCATATGCGGGTTGTCGAGGTTCTGGAAAAGGGCCGTGATGAGTAG
- the rpmC gene encoding 50S ribosomal protein L29 — MDLKELRQLSGPELEVKAQELTQELFNLRFQLGTGRLENPMQVRKAKRSIARIKTIQRELVQAEPVSETAKGA, encoded by the coding sequence ATGGATTTGAAGGAATTACGACAACTGTCGGGACCTGAGCTGGAGGTGAAGGCTCAGGAGCTTACGCAGGAACTTTTCAATCTTCGTTTTCAGCTGGGAACGGGACGGTTGGAAAACCCCATGCAGGTTCGAAAGGCGAAGCGCTCGATTGCCAGAATCAAGACGATTCAGCGCGAGCTTGTACAAGCCGAACCAGTTTCTGAGACGGCGAAGGGGGCTTGA
- the rplP gene encoding 50S ribosomal protein L16 produces the protein MLAPKKVKFRKMMKGRMTGKAYRGSQITLGEFGLKALEPGWITSRQIEAARIAITRCVKRGGQVWTRIFPDKPITKKPAETRMGKGKGNPEYWVAVVKPGRILYEMDGVTPDVAKEAFRLASHKLPIATKCVIRGEFNA, from the coding sequence GTGTTAGCACCGAAGAAAGTCAAGTTCCGTAAAATGATGAAGGGGCGTATGACCGGTAAGGCCTATCGAGGCAGTCAGATTACCCTCGGAGAGTTTGGGCTCAAAGCCCTCGAGCCTGGCTGGATCACCAGTCGGCAGATTGAAGCGGCGCGCATTGCAATCACTCGCTGTGTGAAGCGCGGTGGCCAGGTGTGGACAAGAATTTTCCCTGATAAACCGATTACCAAGAAGCCGGCTGAGACTCGAATGGGTAAAGGGAAGGGCAATCCGGAGTATTGGGTCGCCGTCGTCAAGCCGGGCCGCATACTCTATGAGATGGACGGCGTGACGCCGGATGTCGCAAAAGAGGCGTTCCGTTTAGCGTCGCATAAATTGCCTATCGCCACCAAGTGTGTCATCCGGGGAGAGTTTAACGCGTAA
- the rpsC gene encoding 30S ribosomal protein S3 yields MGHKTHPIGYRLGYNVTWSSRWYASKDYAKLLHQDIRIRKMVKQRLFHAGVAKVEIERSGDQTRVIIHTARPGIIIGRKGAEVDKLKAELEKSYGGQVYITVKEIKKPELDAQLVCENVATQLEKRVAFRRAMKRSVQSALRLGAQGIKIMVGGRLGGAEIARSEWYREGRVPLHTLRADIDYGFAEAHTTMGQIGIKTWIYKGEILPLQPLDKETAFDRRIG; encoded by the coding sequence ATGGGCCATAAGACACATCCGATCGGTTACCGGCTTGGATATAACGTGACGTGGAGTTCCCGGTGGTATGCCAGCAAGGATTACGCAAAGCTGCTCCATCAGGATATTAGAATTCGCAAGATGGTGAAACAGCGTCTGTTTCATGCCGGTGTCGCCAAGGTTGAAATCGAGCGGTCTGGAGACCAGACACGTGTGATCATTCATACTGCGCGCCCCGGCATTATCATCGGTCGTAAGGGGGCTGAAGTCGATAAGCTCAAAGCGGAGCTGGAGAAGAGCTATGGCGGTCAGGTGTACATTACGGTGAAGGAAATCAAGAAACCGGAATTGGACGCACAGTTGGTCTGTGAAAACGTCGCAACCCAGTTGGAAAAACGAGTGGCATTCCGGCGGGCTATGAAACGAAGCGTGCAGTCCGCACTGCGTCTTGGCGCTCAGGGTATCAAAATTATGGTCGGAGGCCGCCTAGGCGGAGCGGAAATCGCGCGGTCAGAGTGGTACCGCGAAGGGCGTGTGCCTCTTCATACCCTTCGAGCAGATATCGATTACGGCTTTGCGGAAGCCCATACGACGATGGGGCAGATTGGGATCAAGACCTGGATCTATAAGGGAGAAATTCTTCCGCTGCAGCCTCTGGACAAAGAAACGGCATTTGACCGCAGAATAGGGTAA
- the rplV gene encoding 50S ribosomal protein L22, with translation MAEAQAVLRFVRISPRKARPVVDLIRGQQVPMALALLRNLPRQASKVVEKILRSAVANAEQKELGDSDSMVVSKAFVNCGPTLKRFRSRSQGRANSIHKRMSHITVVVSAASTKEKT, from the coding sequence ATGGCTGAAGCGCAAGCAGTTCTACGGTTCGTTCGGATCTCTCCGAGGAAAGCCCGCCCAGTGGTCGATTTGATCCGTGGGCAGCAGGTTCCAATGGCCTTGGCGCTGTTGAGGAATTTACCGCGTCAGGCGTCGAAGGTAGTCGAAAAGATTTTGCGGTCCGCCGTGGCCAACGCGGAGCAAAAGGAGCTCGGTGACAGTGATTCGATGGTCGTGTCGAAGGCATTTGTGAATTGTGGCCCTACATTGAAACGCTTTCGGTCTCGGTCGCAGGGGCGCGCGAATTCGATTCATAAGCGTATGAGCCACATTACGGTAGTTGTGTCAGCTGCAAGCACGAAAGAAAAGACGTAA
- the rpsS gene encoding 30S ribosomal protein S19, translating into MPRSVSKGAFVDDHLLQKVDRMNQNKDRKIIKTWSRRSTVIPDMIGHTFAVHNGKKFIPVFVTENMVGHKLGEFAPTRFFKGHGHARTEKAVALK; encoded by the coding sequence ATGCCGAGGTCAGTCAGTAAAGGCGCATTCGTCGACGACCATCTGCTCCAGAAAGTGGACCGGATGAATCAAAACAAAGATCGAAAGATTATTAAGACCTGGTCGCGGCGGTCCACCGTGATTCCAGATATGATCGGACACACGTTCGCGGTCCATAACGGTAAGAAGTTTATTCCTGTCTTCGTGACGGAAAACATGGTTGGACACAAGCTGGGGGAGTTTGCTCCAACCAGATTCTTTAAGGGGCATGGGCATGCCAGGACGGAAAAGGCAGTCGCCCTCAAGTAA
- the rplB gene encoding 50S ribosomal protein L2 produces the protein MGIRAYKPRTPGRRGMTAVTTEGLSRKRPEKSLTSFRRSTGARNNDGRTTVRFRGGGHKRLYRKIDFRRDKTGIPGAIAALEYDPNRSARIALVHYKDGEKRYILAPVGLQVGDVVQSGAGSEVRIGNALPLSSMPLGTTIHNIELKSGKGGQLIRSAGGSAQVMGRDGEYVQVRLRSGEMRRILSTCMATVGQVGNTDHENINVGKAGRNRWLGRRPNVRGVVMNPVDHPHGGGEGKSGQGNPHPVSPWGLPTKGYKTRTNKATDKFIIARRK, from the coding sequence ATGGGAATTAGAGCATATAAGCCAAGGACACCGGGCCGTCGCGGGATGACTGCGGTCACGACCGAGGGTCTATCGAGGAAGCGGCCAGAGAAATCGCTTACCTCGTTTCGGCGCAGTACCGGCGCGAGGAACAACGATGGGAGGACGACCGTACGTTTTCGCGGGGGTGGGCATAAACGGCTCTATCGGAAAATTGATTTTCGACGCGATAAGACCGGGATTCCAGGGGCCATTGCCGCGCTTGAGTACGATCCCAATCGGTCAGCCAGGATCGCCTTGGTGCATTATAAGGATGGAGAGAAACGCTATATCCTGGCCCCTGTCGGCCTACAAGTCGGTGATGTGGTGCAATCGGGTGCTGGTTCAGAAGTGCGTATTGGAAATGCGTTACCGCTCTCCAGCATGCCCTTGGGAACCACCATTCACAATATAGAGCTGAAATCGGGAAAAGGCGGACAGCTGATTCGTAGTGCGGGTGGCTCTGCCCAGGTCATGGGGCGTGATGGTGAATATGTTCAGGTAAGACTCCGCTCCGGTGAAATGCGGAGAATTCTTTCGACCTGCATGGCAACCGTCGGGCAGGTTGGGAATACGGATCACGAGAATATCAATGTCGGGAAAGCAGGCCGGAATCGATGGCTGGGTCGACGCCCGAATGTCCGGGGTGTCGTGATGAATCCGGTCGACCATCCGCATGGGGGTGGGGAAGGAAAGTCTGGGCAGGGGAACCCCCACCCGGTCTCTCCGTGGGGTCTTCCCACTAAGGGTTACAAGACCCGGACCAACAAGGCGACAGACAAGTTCATTATTGCCCGCCGCAAGTAG
- a CDS encoding 50S ribosomal protein L23: MKSGLHGILSQPLLTEKITAMRESQNTVGFLVHPDANRVQIKQAVESLLKVKVERVNVMNVRGKVKRLGRFSGKRSDWKKAFVKLKQGEKLELYESA, encoded by the coding sequence ATGAAATCGGGACTCCATGGCATTCTGTCGCAGCCGTTGTTGACGGAAAAGATCACGGCTATGCGGGAAAGTCAGAACACGGTTGGTTTTCTCGTTCACCCGGATGCGAATCGTGTCCAGATTAAGCAAGCGGTCGAATCGCTCTTAAAAGTCAAAGTCGAACGGGTGAATGTGATGAATGTCCGCGGCAAGGTGAAGCGGCTGGGACGTTTCTCTGGTAAGCGGTCAGATTGGAAAAAGGCTTTTGTCAAGCTCAAGCAAGGCGAGAAGTTGGAGCTCTACGAGAGCGCGTAG
- the rplD gene encoding 50S ribosomal protein L4 — protein sequence MPTVDVVDLKRQKVGSVDLPEEVFGCKPHSALVHEAVVMQRACERQGTASTLRRGEVAGSGKKPWKQKHTGRARAGSVRSPVWRHGGSVFGPKPRDYSFSMPKKKYRAALQCALSAKLADGQVVIVSNLSLGQPKTKLLAQALTNLGAGSYALIVAGAGHAGLAQAAGNLPNVCVVGPEGLNVYDIVRATSILILERELPRVKEVWA from the coding sequence ATGCCCACGGTTGATGTCGTTGATTTGAAGAGGCAGAAGGTCGGGTCTGTGGATCTTCCTGAGGAAGTGTTCGGCTGTAAGCCGCATAGCGCCTTAGTCCATGAAGCGGTAGTGATGCAGCGCGCCTGCGAGCGTCAGGGGACAGCATCGACGTTGCGGCGTGGAGAGGTGGCTGGATCCGGGAAAAAGCCCTGGAAGCAAAAACACACGGGGCGGGCTCGGGCAGGGTCGGTCCGCTCTCCTGTATGGCGTCATGGTGGATCGGTGTTTGGACCGAAGCCGCGAGATTATTCCTTCAGCATGCCGAAAAAGAAGTATCGTGCGGCGCTTCAATGCGCGCTGTCGGCGAAGTTAGCTGACGGGCAAGTTGTGATCGTGTCGAATCTCTCGTTGGGTCAGCCCAAGACAAAATTGTTGGCCCAGGCGCTGACGAATTTAGGCGCCGGGTCCTATGCCTTGATTGTCGCCGGTGCGGGGCATGCCGGATTGGCTCAGGCTGCAGGCAATCTCCCGAATGTCTGTGTGGTGGGGCCTGAAGGATTGAATGTTTACGATATTGTTCGGGCTACATCGATTCTGATTCTTGAGCGCGAGTTGCCAAGGGTGAAGGAGGTCTGGGCATGA
- the rplC gene encoding 50S ribosomal protein L3 has product MTNGLLGKKLGMTQMFDETRFTPVTVIEAGPCRVVTIKTKERDGYESVQLSFGEVKERKLPKAELGHLKKTEAPATRVLREFQKVGEVAVGQSVKVDIFKKGDWVDITGISKGKGFQGVVKRHHYGGGPESHGSMFHRHPGSMGASSYPSRVWKGKTLPGHMGAKRITAQRLKVIESRPDENLLFVRGAIPGAANGLIVVRKSKKG; this is encoded by the coding sequence ATGACGAACGGGTTGTTGGGTAAAAAGCTGGGAATGACCCAGATGTTTGACGAGACGCGGTTTACGCCTGTGACCGTCATCGAAGCTGGCCCCTGCCGCGTGGTGACGATCAAGACAAAAGAGCGTGATGGGTATGAATCGGTCCAGCTGTCTTTCGGTGAAGTGAAAGAGCGCAAGTTGCCCAAAGCCGAACTGGGCCACCTCAAGAAGACGGAGGCGCCGGCCACTCGTGTGCTCAGAGAATTTCAAAAGGTTGGCGAGGTCGCAGTGGGGCAATCCGTCAAAGTCGATATCTTTAAAAAAGGCGACTGGGTGGACATCACCGGTATTTCGAAGGGAAAAGGATTCCAGGGCGTGGTGAAGCGGCACCATTATGGCGGCGGTCCTGAATCTCACGGGTCCATGTTCCACCGTCATCCCGGCTCGATGGGCGCCAGTTCATATCCTTCTCGAGTCTGGAAGGGGAAGACCTTGCCCGGACATATGGGAGCGAAGCGGATTACGGCCCAGAGACTGAAAGTGATTGAGTCCAGGCCCGATGAAAACTTGTTGTTCGTTCGTGGGGCAATCCCTGGCGCAGCAAATGGGCTGATCGTGGTAAGAAAGTCGAAGAAGGGGTAG
- the rpsJ gene encoding 30S ribosomal protein S10 translates to MVKVEQRIRIRLRGFDYRVLDQAVTEIVETVRRSGAKIVGPIPLPTRIEKFTVQSATHADKKAREQFEIRTHKRLMDIMDATPETMDSLMKLNLAAGVDVEIKL, encoded by the coding sequence ATGGTTAAGGTTGAACAGAGAATCAGGATTCGGCTCCGCGGGTTTGATTACCGGGTCTTAGACCAGGCCGTGACGGAAATCGTTGAAACCGTCCGCCGGAGTGGGGCAAAAATTGTAGGGCCGATTCCCCTCCCTACGCGCATTGAAAAGTTCACGGTGCAGAGCGCGACACATGCGGATAAAAAGGCTCGCGAGCAGTTCGAGATCAGAACGCACAAGCGTTTGATGGACATCATGGACGCAACGCCTGAAACGATGGATTCCCTGATGAAGTTGAATTTGGCCGCCGGCGTAGACGTGGAAATAAAGTTATAG